CGAGGTCGACTTCATCCTCGCGCCCCCGCCCGACGAGGTGGAGGCGCTACGGAAGGACAAGTACCAGGTGCTGCAGTCCAACGCCCCTCACATCTGGTACTGGCACCTGAACATGAAGGACGACAAGTTCAAGGACGTGCGGGTGCGCAAGGCGCTCCAGATGTCGGTCGACAAGGACCGGATGTGCAAGGAGCTGCTCCGCGGCACCGCGAAGCCGGCGTGGAGCATGATCTCCCCCGCCACCGTCGCCTACGACCCGAAGTACAAGCCCTACTCCTACGACCCGGAGAAGGCCAAGGCGCTGCTCAAGGACGCGGGCCTCGGGGGCGGCTTCGAGACCACGTTCTGGACCTCGACGTCGGGCTCGGGCCAGATGATCCCGGTGGCGATGGCGGAGTGGATCCAGCGCGATCTCGCCAAGGTGGGCATCAAGGTGAAGCTCGAGACCTTCGACTGGATCACCTACCTCTCCAAGATGTTCCAGGGGCTGCGCCCGGGCCACGGGGCCTACCAGCTCTCGTGGGGCATGACCAGCAACTTCTGGATCGACATCGTGGCCCGCTCCACGCGCCAGCCCGACAAGGGCGTGAACGTGGGCTGGTACGCGAACCCCAGGGTGGACGGCCTGCTCGACAGCGCGCGGGCCGAGCTCGACGACAAGAAGCGCGCCGCGATCTACAAGCAGATCGACCGGATCATCATGGAGGAGGACGCCGCGTTCTTCCCCATCTGCAACGACCTGAACCTGGTGGTCCTGAGCCCGAAGGTGAAGGGCTTCGTGAACCCGCCCGAGGAGTGGTTCCAGCTCTGGACCCCCTGGGTCGAGGCCTAGGCCGGCGGTCTCGGGAGACTGACGCCGCTAGGGAGCAGCCGCGTAGCGGACGGAGTGGGCGGCGTGGACCTGCCAGTTCTCGCCGTACCGGGCGGCGAGCGCGGGAGCGTGGATGACCAGGAGATTCTCGACGTTCTCGCGCTCCGCCGCGACGGTGTAGCCGAAGCTGCCGGTCAGGACCACTTCGGTGTCGATCACCATCACGTTGCTGCCGGTGGTGTGCATGCGGTCGATGAGCACGCCGACCCCCTCCCGGGCGAGGGTGTCGGCCGACGACGGCCGGCCCTTGCCGTGCCGGCGATCGAGGATGATCTCCACCTTGACCCCGCGATGCTCCGCGTCGGTCAGCGCCTTGGTGATCTGG
The genomic region above belongs to Gemmatimonadales bacterium and contains:
- a CDS encoding phospholipase D-like domain-containing protein translates to MKGLATALALSLVVSGTVAQAQAPRVVEPEQSRPWAAYFSPGGGAAQAVVEALVRARHTVLVQAETLSSPQITKALTDAEHRGVKVEIILDRRHGKGRPSSADTLAREGVGVLIDRMHTTGSNVMVIDTEVVLTGSFGYTVAAERENVENLLVIHAPALAARYGENWQVHAAHSVRYAAAP
- a CDS encoding ABC transporter substrate-binding protein translates to EVDFILAPPPDEVEALRKDKYQVLQSNAPHIWYWHLNMKDDKFKDVRVRKALQMSVDKDRMCKELLRGTAKPAWSMISPATVAYDPKYKPYSYDPEKAKALLKDAGLGGGFETTFWTSTSGSGQMIPVAMAEWIQRDLAKVGIKVKLETFDWITYLSKMFQGLRPGHGAYQLSWGMTSNFWIDIVARSTRQPDKGVNVGWYANPRVDGLLDSARAELDDKKRAAIYKQIDRIIMEEDAAFFPICNDLNLVVLSPKVKGFVNPPEEWFQLWTPWVEA